In one window of Macrotis lagotis isolate mMagLag1 chromosome 5, bilby.v1.9.chrom.fasta, whole genome shotgun sequence DNA:
- the PROK1 gene encoding prokineticin-1: MKITIQVSLIFLFLVTISECAVITGACERDLQCGAGTCCAISLWLRGLRMCTPLGQEGDECHPVSHKVPFFGKRQHHTCPCLPNLLCSRFIDGRYRCSVDFKNIDF, translated from the exons ATGAAAATCACCATCCAAGTCTCACTTATATTCCTCTTTTTAGTAACTATTTCTGAATGTGCGGTCATCACTGGG GCCTGTGAAAGGGATCTACAGTGTGGAGCAGGTACCTGCTGCGCCATCAGTCTGTGGCTGCGAGGGCTGCGGATGTGTACCCCACTGGGGCAGGAAGGAGATGAATGTCACCCGGTTAGCCACAAG GTCCCTTTCTTTGGGAAACGCCAACACCACACGTGTCCCTGCTTGCCCAACTTGCTGTGTTCCAGATTCATAGATGGAAGATACCGCTGTTCGGTGGACTTCAAGAACATAGACTTTTAG